A genomic segment from Gemmatimonadota bacterium encodes:
- a CDS encoding HAD-IC family P-type ATPase, with protein sequence MTVGRPAADAAGGRATATAFPPLARWHAVDVRETLALLSSSETGLSDAEARRRLAIVGPNRIPRSPPVTAWRVLARQLRSVVVGLLAIAALVALLMGEPIEAGAIGAVLLINTGLGFFVELKATRTMEALLRYQAVAASVVRGGRTQEIDAADLVPGDLVVLQAGDSVPADARLVEAVELRTGEAALTGESMPVGKDAEAAPEEAPLPDRRSMVYAGTTVASGSGRAIVVDTGAGTELGRIGGLLGEIEAGRTPLEERLDALGRKLVWVTLGVAGVVTALGWARGLSLPLMLETGVALAIAAVPEGLPAVATIALAVGMGRMARRNALVRRLHAVEALGSTTVIGADKTGTLTAGEMTVTELLLDDREIAVSGEGFTPVGEFREGGTAVDPATDPVLRRALTIARRTARVQIGRDAAGWSVRGDPTDAALAVLAEKAGLQDASAPSDEPSAELPFDTARRYSASFHDGNGELRAFVKGAPADVLERCARVGVGGGTRLLDGAERDRILAANADLARRGMRVIALADGPVEGATDAAVRDLEFVALAGITDPPAEGVAETVRMLSEAGIRTVMITGDQAATAAAVATQLGLPTSAAAVVEGAALEGMSEEEFRRRGSGVSVFSRVSPKHKLDIVRALQADGEIVAMLGDGVNDAAALKQADVGVAMGLRGTDVAREVSAIVLQDDRFPTVGAAVEEGRVIFDNIRKFIYYLFSCNLAEVWVIFAAGIAGLPLPLLPLQILWLNLVTDTFPALALALEPGEPGIMRRPPRAPEAPILTGRFIRSISFFGVLITVSTLAAFLWGLRSGGQGYEHAVTLSFMTLALAQLLHLGNARSTGDVLAPSRAASNPYALGAVILVVLLQVAAVTVEPLARLLQLRPLAPADWALVVALAAVPAVVGQLIRRSRSGRRPAASGAA encoded by the coding sequence GTGACCGTAGGCCGGCCGGCAGCGGATGCGGCGGGCGGGCGGGCGACGGCCACCGCCTTCCCGCCCCTCGCCCGATGGCACGCCGTCGACGTCCGCGAGACGCTCGCCCTGCTATCCTCCTCCGAGACCGGCCTCTCCGACGCCGAGGCGCGCCGTCGGCTCGCTATCGTTGGCCCCAACCGCATCCCCCGCAGCCCTCCGGTCACCGCGTGGAGAGTCCTGGCGCGCCAGCTCCGCAGCGTGGTGGTCGGGCTCCTGGCGATCGCGGCGCTCGTCGCGCTCCTCATGGGGGAGCCGATCGAGGCCGGCGCGATCGGCGCCGTGCTGCTGATCAACACGGGCCTGGGCTTCTTCGTGGAATTGAAGGCCACGCGAACGATGGAGGCGCTGCTCCGCTACCAGGCCGTCGCCGCGTCCGTCGTGCGCGGCGGTCGAACCCAGGAGATAGACGCCGCCGACCTGGTGCCGGGCGACCTGGTCGTGCTCCAGGCGGGAGACTCGGTGCCCGCGGACGCCCGGCTGGTCGAGGCCGTCGAGCTGCGTACGGGCGAAGCGGCGCTGACGGGGGAATCGATGCCGGTCGGCAAGGACGCCGAGGCCGCGCCGGAGGAAGCCCCGCTGCCCGACCGACGCAGCATGGTGTACGCCGGCACTACCGTCGCCAGCGGATCCGGGCGCGCGATCGTGGTCGACACCGGCGCCGGCACCGAACTGGGCCGGATCGGCGGCCTCCTGGGAGAAATCGAGGCGGGCCGCACGCCGCTCGAGGAGCGGCTGGACGCCCTGGGACGGAAGCTCGTTTGGGTGACGCTGGGCGTCGCAGGGGTCGTCACCGCGCTCGGCTGGGCGCGCGGGCTCTCGCTTCCCCTCATGCTGGAGACGGGGGTCGCGCTGGCCATCGCCGCCGTGCCCGAGGGTCTGCCGGCCGTGGCGACGATCGCGCTCGCGGTGGGCATGGGTCGGATGGCCCGGCGCAACGCGCTGGTGCGGCGCCTGCACGCGGTGGAGGCGCTGGGGTCCACCACGGTTATCGGCGCCGACAAGACCGGCACCCTGACGGCCGGAGAGATGACCGTCACCGAGTTGCTGTTGGACGACCGAGAAATTGCGGTGAGCGGTGAGGGTTTCACCCCGGTGGGCGAGTTCCGCGAAGGCGGGACAGCGGTGGACCCCGCCACCGACCCTGTTCTGCGCCGCGCGCTGACCATCGCGCGCCGGACCGCCCGGGTGCAGATCGGCCGAGACGCGGCCGGCTGGTCGGTGCGCGGCGACCCCACCGACGCCGCGCTCGCGGTGCTGGCCGAAAAGGCCGGCCTCCAGGACGCAAGCGCGCCCTCGGACGAGCCCAGCGCGGAGCTTCCGTTCGACACCGCGCGGCGGTACTCGGCCTCGTTCCACGACGGGAACGGCGAGCTGCGGGCCTTCGTGAAGGGAGCCCCGGCCGATGTCCTGGAGCGGTGCGCCCGGGTCGGCGTGGGAGGCGGCACCAGGCTCCTCGATGGCGCGGAGCGCGACCGCATCCTGGCCGCGAACGCCGACCTGGCCCGGCGAGGCATGCGCGTGATCGCTCTCGCCGACGGTCCGGTCGAGGGAGCGACCGACGCGGCCGTCCGGGACCTCGAGTTCGTGGCGCTGGCGGGCATCACCGACCCGCCCGCCGAGGGCGTCGCGGAGACCGTGCGGATGCTGTCGGAGGCCGGCATCCGTACGGTGATGATCACGGGCGACCAAGCCGCTACCGCGGCCGCCGTGGCCACCCAGCTGGGTCTCCCCACGAGCGCAGCGGCGGTCGTCGAGGGAGCGGCTCTCGAGGGCATGTCCGAGGAGGAGTTCCGGCGGCGCGGGTCGGGCGTCAGCGTGTTCAGCCGAGTCAGCCCGAAGCACAAGCTCGACATCGTGCGTGCGCTCCAGGCCGACGGCGAGATCGTCGCCATGCTAGGCGACGGCGTGAACGACGCCGCCGCGCTGAAGCAGGCCGACGTGGGTGTGGCGATGGGCCTGCGCGGTACCGACGTGGCGCGCGAGGTCTCGGCCATCGTGCTACAGGACGACCGGTTCCCCACGGTCGGAGCGGCGGTGGAGGAAGGCCGCGTGATCTTCGACAACATCCGCAAGTTCATCTACTACCTGTTCAGTTGTAATCTGGCGGAGGTGTGGGTGATCTTCGCGGCGGGTATCGCCGGGCTACCGCTCCCGCTCCTCCCGCTCCAGATCCTGTGGCTGAACCTCGTTACCGATACCTTCCCGGCGCTGGCGTTGGCGCTCGAGCCGGGGGAGCCCGGAATCATGCGTCGTCCACCCCGAGCCCCGGAGGCGCCCATTCTCACCGGCAGATTCATCCGTAGTATTTCCTTCTTCGGCGTCCTGATCACGGTCTCGACGCTGGCCGCCTTCCTGTGGGGGCTCCGCTCCGGGGGCCAGGGCTACGAGCACGCCGTTACGCTGTCCTTCATGACGCTGGCGCTCGCGCAGCTCCTGCACCTGGGCAACGCCCGCAGCACCGGAGACGTGCTGGCGCCCTCTCGCGCGGCCTCCAACCCGTACGCGCTGGGAGCCGTGATCCTCGTAGTCCTGCTACAGGTGGCAGCGGTCACCGTGGAGCCGCTCGCCCGCCTCCTTCAGCTCCGCCCCCTGGCGCCAGCGGATTGGGCGCTCGTGGTGGCGCTCGCGGCGGTGCCGGCTGTGGTCGGACAGCTCATTCGGCGGAGTCGCTCCGGGCGCCGGCCCGCCGCGAGCGGGGCCGCATGA
- a CDS encoding DUF302 domain-containing protein: MEATPFSMRVLMPVPVDEAEGRVRDALASEGFGVLARIDIDTALREKIGAEIGDYRILGACNPPLAERALRAEPGIGVLLPCNVVLRRAPGEDGTIVEAMDPVAVMRTAGDETLIELAHDVRSRMEKVLERVAPGHS, encoded by the coding sequence ATGGAAGCGACTCCTTTTTCTATGCGTGTCTTGATGCCCGTTCCCGTCGACGAGGCGGAAGGACGCGTGCGCGACGCCTTGGCCAGCGAGGGGTTCGGGGTCCTGGCGCGCATCGACATCGATACCGCGCTGCGAGAGAAGATCGGCGCCGAGATAGGCGACTACCGCATCCTGGGCGCGTGCAACCCGCCCCTTGCGGAGCGCGCGCTACGCGCGGAGCCCGGCATCGGCGTCCTCCTGCCGTGCAACGTCGTCCTGCGGCGGGCGCCCGGGGAGGACGGTACTATCGTGGAAGCGATGGACCCCGTTGCGGTCATGCGGACCGCGGGGGACGAGACCTTGATCGAACTCGCACACGATGTCCGCAGCCGCATGGAGAAGGTGCTCGAACGGGTCGCGCCCGGCCATTCGTAG
- a CDS encoding multiheme c-type cytochrome, giving the protein MTQPHRITLRILALLVVAGGLMTSCTDETIVFRDRVLFEDPPEGSGAFIGYTEEADKLTVCGNCHVGQQAEWELTGHADAWDGLQASGGAQAFCEGCHTTNDQGNSLDVASGYNAVQDSRYHDVQCEACHGPGLEHVTNPDASQPIASIAVGSDPAVGCAECHSGNHHPFIQEWEASKHSGVVSFAAGREDCAGCHRGQGALQAFGVRDEYLEKDAAEHQPIVCAVCHDPHDGTFDGQLRFPVQTTDVSLHLCARCHDRRTNPDPNSSHGLEPHSPETALLEGEAGWFPPGADIDQGLIRASHGSEANGALCATCHVVSFTVTDQETGDFIFNSTGHMFTAIPCVDAQGVPQAGDCDLDGTSRTFAGCEACHDLAVIPNILRTIAQDILNDAETLHTLLLAVDPNLEAAGGEIDPTDPTFTTAEGAFFNYALAVFPGADRVDPLMRVAGSTVHNPFLMRALLAASIVAVQDAYP; this is encoded by the coding sequence ATGACCCAGCCTCACAGGATCACCCTGCGCATCCTCGCCCTGCTAGTCGTAGCGGGAGGCCTGATGACCTCCTGCACGGACGAGACGATCGTCTTTCGTGACCGGGTTCTCTTCGAGGACCCACCGGAGGGCTCCGGGGCATTCATCGGATACACGGAAGAGGCCGACAAGCTGACCGTGTGCGGCAACTGTCACGTTGGCCAGCAGGCCGAGTGGGAGTTGACCGGCCACGCCGACGCCTGGGACGGTCTGCAGGCCAGCGGCGGCGCCCAGGCGTTCTGCGAGGGTTGCCATACCACCAACGACCAGGGCAACTCGCTCGACGTGGCGTCCGGCTACAACGCGGTGCAGGACAGCCGCTACCACGACGTGCAATGCGAGGCGTGCCACGGGCCCGGACTGGAGCACGTGACCAACCCGGACGCTTCCCAGCCCATCGCGTCCATCGCCGTCGGGTCCGACCCGGCCGTGGGGTGCGCCGAGTGTCACTCTGGCAACCATCACCCGTTCATCCAGGAATGGGAGGCCTCCAAGCACTCCGGCGTGGTGAGCTTCGCGGCGGGGCGCGAGGACTGCGCGGGCTGCCACCGCGGCCAGGGAGCGCTCCAGGCGTTCGGCGTGCGGGACGAGTACCTGGAGAAGGACGCCGCCGAGCACCAGCCGATCGTGTGCGCGGTGTGCCACGATCCGCACGACGGGACCTTCGACGGGCAGCTCCGGTTCCCGGTTCAGACAACCGATGTTTCGTTGCACTTGTGCGCGCGCTGTCACGATCGGCGTACCAATCCGGATCCGAATTCCAGCCACGGCCTGGAGCCGCACTCGCCGGAGACGGCTCTCCTGGAGGGCGAAGCGGGGTGGTTCCCGCCCGGGGCCGACATCGACCAGGGTCTGATCCGTGCGTCGCACGGCAGCGAGGCCAACGGCGCGCTGTGCGCGACGTGTCACGTGGTTTCGTTCACCGTGACGGATCAGGAGACGGGCGACTTCATTTTCAATTCGACCGGGCACATGTTCACGGCCATCCCGTGCGTGGACGCTCAGGGCGTGCCGCAGGCGGGCGACTGCGACCTGGACGGTACATCGCGGACGTTTGCGGGCTGCGAGGCGTGCCACGACCTCGCGGTGATTCCCAACATCCTGCGTACTATCGCGCAGGACATTCTCAACGACGCGGAGACGTTGCACACCTTGCTCCTGGCGGTGGACCCGAACCTCGAGGCAGCGGGTGGAGAGATCGACCCGACGGACCCGACGTTCACGACCGCGGAAGGCGCGTTCTTCAACTACGCGCTGGCGGTGTTCCCCGGCGCGGACCGGGTGGATCCGCTCATGCGCGTCGCGGGGTCGACGGTCCACAACCCGTTCCTGATGCGCGCTCTGCTGGCGGCAAGCATTGTTGCGGTCCAGGACGCGTACCCTTAA
- a CDS encoding NapC/NirT family cytochrome c has translation MAAGLARRLAARLARLPRWAALSLGAAVVIGAIATAVFGYRTWDYIEHDNEFCLSCHLMREPYEQFAESAHRGLGCKACHKPDLVSRSQMGLTQIIENPDSLGVHAEVPNDKCESCHVEGDPDAWRQIAASTGHRVHFESQDSAVVGLQCVGCHSSSVHEFAATDQTCGQSGCHEDTRVKLGTMGDFTIHCVACHEFTRPTELAADAPDPELQPREAECLSCHAMRRLVGDIPDTEPHGGACGACHDPHEQTTPAEAVATCGEAGCHAASDTTTPMHRGLQEGVLEQCTLCHAAHDSELVEPDCVACHVDPDARAVPPPPPGGDPRPTALLDRVLRLLGPAPASAQTPSRDDQQGAPLGAEAQADTTFTHGQHATVDCEECHSSEQSHGQVTVRAVADCRSCHHAEPVASDCAACHPAVRLRGEATLSRVLAIPIAAATPSARALAFDHGPHERQTCGDCHAGGADRPSTEASCGDCHEDHHTPDIRCSACHLEAPESAHPVEAVHLTCGGSGCHAAELFPATPETTRPACLACHQELEDHEPDQACAECHALGQENHAVLLRAAPSAAGAAR, from the coding sequence GTGGCAGCGGGGCTAGCCCGTAGGCTCGCGGCGCGGCTAGCCCGTTTGCCGCGCTGGGCGGCGCTGTCGTTGGGAGCGGCCGTGGTGATCGGTGCGATCGCCACGGCCGTCTTCGGTTATCGGACCTGGGACTACATCGAGCACGACAACGAGTTCTGCCTGTCGTGCCACCTCATGCGCGAGCCCTACGAGCAGTTCGCCGAGAGCGCGCACCGAGGGCTGGGCTGCAAGGCGTGTCACAAGCCCGATCTGGTGTCGCGGTCCCAGATGGGCCTCACGCAGATCATCGAGAACCCCGACAGCCTGGGGGTTCACGCCGAGGTGCCCAACGACAAATGTGAGTCGTGCCACGTCGAGGGGGACCCGGACGCCTGGCGCCAGATAGCGGCATCCACCGGGCACCGGGTTCACTTCGAGTCCCAGGACAGCGCCGTGGTGGGACTCCAGTGCGTGGGGTGCCATTCCAGCTCGGTGCACGAGTTCGCGGCCACCGACCAGACCTGCGGCCAGTCGGGGTGCCACGAGGACACGCGCGTCAAGCTGGGCACGATGGGCGACTTCACCATCCACTGCGTGGCGTGCCACGAGTTCACGCGGCCCACCGAGCTCGCCGCAGACGCGCCCGACCCGGAGCTGCAGCCCAGGGAGGCGGAGTGCCTGAGTTGCCACGCCATGCGGCGTCTGGTGGGCGACATACCGGACACCGAGCCGCACGGGGGCGCGTGCGGCGCGTGCCACGACCCGCACGAACAAACCACCCCGGCCGAGGCCGTGGCCACGTGTGGCGAGGCCGGCTGCCACGCGGCCTCGGACACCACGACGCCCATGCATCGAGGGCTGCAGGAAGGCGTCCTGGAGCAGTGCACGCTCTGTCACGCGGCTCACGACAGCGAGCTGGTGGAGCCGGACTGCGTCGCGTGTCACGTCGATCCCGACGCGCGCGCCGTTCCTCCTCCTCCGCCGGGCGGGGACCCCCGCCCGACAGCTCTGCTCGATCGCGTGTTGCGGCTCCTGGGGCCGGCTCCGGCGAGCGCCCAGACTCCCAGCCGCGACGATCAGCAGGGGGCGCCGCTCGGAGCCGAGGCGCAGGCGGATACGACGTTCACCCACGGTCAGCATGCCACGGTGGACTGTGAAGAGTGTCATTCCTCGGAGCAGTCTCACGGCCAGGTCACCGTGCGCGCCGTGGCCGACTGCCGCTCCTGCCACCACGCCGAGCCGGTCGCGAGCGACTGCGCGGCGTGCCACCCCGCGGTGCGCCTGCGCGGCGAAGCGACGCTCTCTCGGGTGCTCGCGATCCCGATCGCCGCCGCCACGCCGTCTGCGCGCGCGCTCGCTTTCGACCACGGACCGCACGAGCGGCAGACGTGCGGCGACTGCCACGCCGGCGGCGCTGATAGGCCCTCCACGGAGGCAAGTTGCGGCGACTGCCACGAGGACCACCACACGCCCGACATCCGTTGCTCGGCTTGCCACCTGGAGGCTCCCGAGAGCGCCCACCCCGTCGAGGCCGTGCACCTGACGTGCGGCGGTTCGGGGTGCCACGCCGCGGAACTGTTCCCGGCGACTCCGGAGACCACCCGGCCTGCCTGTCTGGCCTGCCACCAGGAACTGGAGGACCACGAACCCGATCAGGCCTGCGCGGAGTGCCACGCGCTCGGGCAGGAGAACCACGCCGTCCTGTTGCGCGCCGCGCCTTCGGCGGCGGGGGCGGCCAGGTGA
- a CDS encoding cytochrome c3 family protein, which translates to MRVRAAPAAALAALVLFAGAALAARAGAWAAADEFLHDEHAGLFPVCSGCHGGVETGDLATAMPEPELCARCHDGEELDPVDWAPPAAAPSLLVFDHVAHAEVDAEDALACADCHADPGAERMDVRAAEAAADCLGCHAHEADEHLEGAACADCHRTLADPGAPLARALGLPEPASHEGAGFLEEGHGSAADAAPTECATCHTRERCTSCHVSPDQGGVIAAVAAAPAAPLPPEPAAYPTPADHEGAYWLDEHGTTASVAECGACHTRQSCTTCHQDGGSGPVETLAHAAAVAAPGAPVERTEPASHLFQEFAVGHGADAAADPASCAGCHARVSCEDCHNAPADPGYHEPNFASRHAFDAYAARLECQNCHDAARFCRDCHAQAGLVAQGRPGLEFHDAEPLWLLRHGQAARQTLESCAGCHVQKDCVRCHSELGTFGVNPHRADFDAERAAARNGRVCLECHIRNPIGGAP; encoded by the coding sequence ATGAGGGTGCGCGCGGCTCCAGCGGCGGCCCTGGCCGCTCTCGTGCTGTTCGCGGGCGCGGCGCTGGCCGCGCGCGCGGGCGCCTGGGCTGCCGCCGATGAGTTCCTGCACGACGAGCACGCCGGCCTGTTTCCGGTATGCTCCGGCTGCCACGGCGGCGTCGAGACCGGCGACCTCGCCACGGCCATGCCCGAGCCCGAACTGTGCGCGCGGTGCCACGACGGCGAGGAGCTCGATCCGGTGGACTGGGCGCCCCCGGCGGCCGCGCCATCCCTGCTGGTTTTCGACCACGTGGCGCACGCCGAGGTTGACGCGGAGGACGCCCTGGCGTGCGCGGACTGTCACGCGGATCCCGGCGCGGAGCGGATGGACGTGCGCGCGGCGGAGGCAGCGGCGGACTGCCTCGGCTGTCACGCGCACGAGGCCGACGAGCACCTGGAGGGCGCCGCGTGCGCGGACTGCCACCGCACGCTCGCCGACCCCGGCGCCCCGCTCGCTCGGGCGCTCGGCCTGCCAGAGCCCGCGAGCCACGAGGGGGCCGGGTTCCTGGAGGAAGGGCACGGCAGCGCGGCGGATGCCGCGCCCACGGAGTGTGCCACCTGCCACACCCGCGAGCGCTGCACGAGCTGCCACGTCTCGCCGGATCAGGGCGGCGTGATCGCCGCGGTCGCGGCCGCCCCGGCCGCGCCACTCCCGCCGGAGCCCGCGGCGTATCCGACGCCAGCGGACCACGAGGGCGCCTACTGGCTCGACGAGCACGGCACGACCGCTTCGGTGGCGGAGTGCGGCGCGTGCCACACACGGCAAAGCTGCACTACGTGCCACCAGGACGGCGGCTCGGGGCCCGTAGAAACGCTGGCACACGCCGCCGCCGTCGCTGCGCCCGGGGCTCCAGTGGAGCGGACCGAGCCGGCGTCGCACCTGTTCCAGGAGTTCGCCGTAGGGCACGGCGCGGACGCGGCGGCCGATCCGGCCTCATGTGCGGGTTGCCATGCCCGCGTAAGCTGCGAGGACTGTCACAACGCACCGGCCGACCCCGGTTATCATGAGCCCAACTTCGCCTCGCGGCACGCGTTCGACGCATACGCCGCGCGGCTGGAATGCCAGAATTGCCACGACGCTGCGCGCTTCTGCCGCGACTGTCACGCGCAGGCCGGGTTGGTGGCGCAGGGCCGTCCTGGCCTCGAGTTCCATGACGCGGAGCCGCTCTGGCTCCTGAGACACGGGCAAGCCGCCCGACAGACGCTGGAGAGCTGCGCCGGCTGTCATGTCCAGAAGGACTGCGTCCGGTGCCACTCCGAGCTCGGCACCTTTGGGGTCAACCCCCACCGCGCCGACTTCGACGCCGAGCGGGCGGCAGCGCGCAATGGTCGCGTTTGCCTGGAATGTCACATCCGCAACCCGATCGGAGGTGCCCCATGA
- a CDS encoding cytochrome c has protein sequence MNSSETPTWLSSLLRRVAPVIALASAAGCTEPEFEPPSRAERVEAADERFDLALFDTIAWPDSLQRLQEGNAVYAAECRRCHGTLGEGMTEYAVANELDVPTLVGPDWPLAADPMALRRKIFTGHQAGMPTWGIAGISAREIDAVAAYLTEDLRPEILGARSP, from the coding sequence TTGAATTCGAGCGAAACGCCCACCTGGCTTTCCAGCCTTCTCCGCCGCGTGGCGCCGGTCATCGCGCTGGCGTCCGCGGCGGGGTGCACGGAGCCCGAGTTCGAGCCGCCTTCGCGTGCCGAGCGCGTAGAGGCGGCGGACGAGCGCTTCGACCTCGCGCTGTTCGATACCATCGCCTGGCCCGACTCCCTGCAGCGGCTGCAGGAGGGCAACGCGGTGTATGCGGCGGAGTGCCGCCGCTGTCACGGCACGCTGGGCGAGGGGATGACCGAGTACGCGGTCGCCAATGAGTTGGACGTGCCCACCCTGGTGGGGCCCGACTGGCCCCTGGCGGCCGACCCGATGGCCCTGCGCAGGAAGATCTTCACGGGTCACCAGGCGGGCATGCCTACCTGGGGCATCGCGGGCATCTCGGCGCGGGAGATCGATGCGGTGGCGGCGTACCTCACCGAGGACCTCCGGCCGGAGATCCTGGGAGCGCGCTCGCCGTGA
- a CDS encoding pyridoxamine 5'-phosphate oxidase family protein translates to MTSRPTFRGLERAEIDAVLSRNSVARLAYILDGRVDIEPIHYVYADNTLYGRTAPGTKLTALARDYWVAVEVDEIDAMFDWRSVVVHGGFHRIPSDQPGAQGVLWSRAVELLRHLVPGALTDDDPTPSRTVIFRIPVQEATGRAASG, encoded by the coding sequence GTGACCTCGCGGCCCACCTTCCGCGGGCTGGAGCGCGCCGAGATCGACGCCGTGCTCTCCCGCAACAGCGTCGCGCGACTGGCCTACATCCTCGACGGCCGCGTCGACATCGAGCCGATCCACTACGTGTACGCCGACAACACGCTGTACGGCCGGACCGCCCCGGGCACCAAGCTGACCGCCCTCGCGCGCGACTACTGGGTCGCGGTCGAGGTCGACGAGATAGACGCCATGTTCGACTGGCGCAGCGTGGTGGTCCACGGAGGGTTTCACCGCATCCCCTCCGATCAGCCCGGCGCGCAGGGCGTGCTGTGGTCGCGCGCGGTGGAGTTGCTGCGTCACCTGGTGCCGGGAGCGCTGACCGATGACGATCCGACGCCTTCGCGCACGGTAATCTTCCGGATTCCGGTGCAGGAGGCGACCGGGCGGGCGGCGTCCGGCTAA
- a CDS encoding DUF4442 domain-containing protein, which produces MSQEAWDPVGLRDRINGYPPYVGARIEVTHIAADASEIRVRMPLVESNTNLVGTHFGGSLYAMVDPHLMILLKQRLGPEYVVWDRAATIDFLRPGKGTVHATILVTDEEVEAIRSATESGGKDLPEWTLAISDDEGEVVATVLKTLYVRRLERASDPRGASGAVEP; this is translated from the coding sequence ATGAGCCAGGAAGCGTGGGATCCCGTGGGGTTGAGGGACAGGATCAATGGCTACCCCCCCTACGTCGGCGCGCGGATCGAGGTCACGCACATCGCGGCGGACGCAAGTGAAATCCGCGTGCGCATGCCGCTGGTCGAGAGCAACACCAACCTCGTCGGGACGCACTTCGGCGGGAGCCTCTACGCGATGGTGGATCCGCACCTGATGATCCTCCTCAAGCAACGGCTCGGGCCCGAGTACGTAGTCTGGGACCGGGCGGCGACGATCGACTTCCTTCGCCCCGGGAAGGGCACGGTGCACGCTACCATTCTGGTGACGGACGAGGAGGTGGAGGCCATCCGGTCGGCCACCGAGAGCGGCGGGAAGGACCTGCCGGAGTGGACGCTCGCCATCTCCGACGACGAGGGCGAGGTCGTGGCCACGGTTCTGAAGACGCTCTATGTGCGCAGGCTCGAGCGTGCCTCCGACCCGCGTGGCGCTTCGGGAGCCGTAGAACCGTAG